TCGGGACCTTTGATCTCGATCAAGTTAACGGTTTAGTCTATCTGGGCGGCAGTGACGGGGTGTACGTTCTCGATACGAAGCTGAACAGAGTTGCTCCGTACAGTTCTAGAGGGGACACAGTGATGAACTTATTTTATAAGGGAGACAATATTTATTTCGTTAGATACGGAGAGTTCAAAATTATTAGGAAAAAAGGCGATACTTTCGATATACTACTTGATTTCATGCCTGTCAAAATGTTCGTTATAAACAAGTACAACGTTATTGTTTTTCTAAGTTTCTATGGACTGTTTGCGAAGAGAGGTGACGAGACGATGTGGTTgtctaaaaatgctttttttaGAGGTTTAGTGATGGATAACCACGACGGGATCTACGCCTGGTGGATAGACGGAATCTATCAAGTCGTAATCGAACCTAAGTTAGCGGAGTCTAGGATTGTAAGAATCGCTCATATACCCTCAATTATTGGAGCGGTAGGTTTTGACAAGGATAATAATTTTCTGTTCACTGCAGCCAAAAGTTTGTACAGGCTAACTGAGACGACATGGAAAGTTTGTTAATTAATGTAGCAATGTTCCGTTTGTCGGTAACTTGACgccaattttgttttcattgttAACATTGATTCAACTTAATTAAACTTAGGTCCAGTCGGTAGACAGAAATTAAAGCAcggaatacctacttaatacaacTTTTGTTGTAAGTAGAGATTCTTGTTGTAGCGAGCTCGCACAGCGCGGTGGGCTCGAATTAAACTCCTTTTCCGAAAGATTTTCCGAAGATGACGCGATTACTCTTTCGTATGTtaccgattactcaaagacgcctggaccgattttgaaaattctttttttgtttgtaagggtatacttcaaagttagtCCCATtaaaatttggtgaagatctgatgaacatcttcgaggATAGATagtgaggtgccattgtggagtctcataaaaatatgaagtccacCAATAAGTATtatcatggaactatattaGCACTTGCTACataataaattcggtaataaattaattttttttttaatttttagtgtttgtgtgtgtgtattgaagtcggtttttattttttttgtaattttttttataactaaacattttttaagaaaatatctCTACTGATTTATGTGGTTTCcaataaaagtatattaatATTCACTCACATGCAATTTTCGAATGATGTGAAATTGAAAAGTATAAGTGAAGGTTAAATGATTTGCGCCATTTTAGGGCAGTTACAGACTAGCGTTTTTCTCCGTCCGTGTGATAGAAGACGTGCGTAAACGCGCGTGCAAAAACGAGCTTATAACACCAAAAAACGCTAACCTGAAACTGTTCTTATCAGTGTTTCAATAGCGATTACTTAAAAAccttttgtaatttaattttaagaaaaaatataataatttcatttgattcagattttatttatatttataacctATATATAATGTACACATGTTATGCAGTGTTAATTTATTAACTTACTATGTCTCCTCCATGGTGAACAGTAGCTGTTTTAAGCTGATATACACATAGAGAGAAGAACATAGAATGAAGGACGCAACGCCCGCAAAGTGTTCAGCACGTAGCTTGAGCACGGAAGCCTACCTATATTATGCGTGTTCTGGCACGCTGCACGCGGCACGCACTTGGTTAGTGTAATTGAGTTGTTATGTTGTCAGGGATGATAGTAATTAGTGTCGTCACGTAAGTCGCAGTGTTGTGTTCCGCGTCCTTGTCCCTGACACTCCCCAAAGCCGTGTAACGTCTAACTCTGAATTGTTCACAATTAGTTCGTTACTTTGTTGTTGCCGTCCATGTATCACTCTATTTCTATCTTATAATGAAGCTtgctaattaaaattataaccattttagaagaaaactacttacctataaaatTTATTGCACACTCAAGACCACAGAGACACAAACGCCAAACATTTTACGCTTAgcatgtttcatcatcatcatgtccataaccggcttactacagagcacgggtctaatctcagtatgagaaggtttgctcgtagtctaccacgtttAACAAGCAGGTACAGATTGGCAGACATAGCATGTTTAGGTACCATTATCTAATGCATATCCATAGTCcatattcatattatttaatgtaaaaatgtgcctgtctgtctgtctgtctattactTTTTCACGGTAGGTACATCaggttaaccgattttgaagaaaagtTTAAAGATAACTTCCATTCTGAAGATCGATGCTGGATATCTTGTTCCTCGCAaaatttaaagagttcctacaggatatgaaaaaccttaatccacacgaacgaagtcacTAGCATCCACATACACTTTGataaaccggttaagtgcgtgTTGGACTCACACttgaagagttccgtactatcgtacaagattttttttaaattttcattttcatggcATGGcattcatggcagccatttttaaatttttattatttgttgttatagcggcaaaagaaatGCACATTCTGTAAACATTccaactttctacctattacggttcacgagatacagcccgctgacagacagacggacagccagCGGAGGCATATATGGCCCCGTTGGCTTCTTTTAGGTACAAACCCTTGAAACAAGTAATACCTATTCATTGGACCGTACAACAAAGCGTGAACAAAAAAGTAAAGGTATAAAGTAAATACCTTTTGGTCGAGTGCCATCGAGCGAAGTGGTCACTGGGTAGTGGGTAGTGGGTAGTGGGTAGTGGGTAGTGGGTAGGGGTAGTGGGTAGGGGTAGTGGGTACAGCTACAACGTCAAACATTTTACTGTAAACGGCTCTCAAGTGAGGTTCGATTTccagtacttacctaatactcGTCAAACGCTCAGAGCCTAACGTTTCAAACGCTTTGAATTCAGAGCGTATTTCCATTGACCTCTGATGCGTGACATTTTCTAAGGGTTCAAAAGACACAAACAAGGCTTGGTAACAATTCGCAACGGCAAATTCAAAttctttattttgttaaaacatttttttacaatgaaTTAATGTTATAAGTTGGTAAGTGCAATGTTTTCAGTAGAAATATTTCATCTTCCGCAGTCCGCACCTTATCACATGCACAGTAGAAATGTTTCATCTTCCGCAGTCCGCACCTTATCACATGCACAGTAGAAATGTTTCATCTTCCGCAGTCCGCACCTTATCACATGCACAGTAGAAATGTTTCATCTTCCGCAGTCCGCACCTTATCACATGCACAGTAGAAATGTTTCATCTTCCGCAGTCCGCACCTTATCACATGCACAGTAGAAATGTTTCATCTTCCGCAGTCCGCACCTTATCACATGCACAGTAGAAATGTTTCATCTTCCGCAGTCTACATACCACAGTTAGAACAAAAAATTGTTTACAAAGTTCACGGCAtgacatcaaaataaataaaagtaaatcctCAGTCACTCACCGACTGGGGCTGTTATTGAGAACGGGCACTATTCATGGTATGAGTCTCCTtttagaatgaaaagggtttaggtcataggtCACCACGCTGGagaaagtgcggattggcagacttcaaacgcctttgagaacatgatgaACTTTcgcgcatgcaggtttccctacgatgttttgcttcaccgttaaagcaagtgctatttatttacataaatccacataagtaggtatctaactcCGAAAGGTTTGAGGCGCTTGCCCGGGATCTAAACCTGAAAGTgagtctatctgtcagtctggtagcttttcacgactcatcCGCTTAACTGATTTTTacggtacatagatagcttgtatcccgggaaaggacaggctactttttatcccggagaagcaaagagttcccacgagattcttaaaaacctatttccacgcggacaaagtcgcgggcatcatcttgttttaaataatacctacttatcccGCAATCGAACGTAGATGTGTAATATAATAAGATACAGAACATACAAGACCCCGAAGCCGATCAAAACATTTGCGCGTCAACTCCGCGTTAAGTCAAGATGAACCGGAAAAGAGAAAAATAATAGCGAGGGTGTTCCCGACATAGTCCAGGAGCTGGTGGAAAATACTGACGAGCTACTTGTTAAAATGGGTAAGTACATCTATGTTATTGGTAAGTACACCCATATATATGTGAGTATATTAGTAACTTTAGTCTAATTCTTAAAGTTATAAATAATGCCTTTAAAATACTTAGCCATAATCAAATAACCTACTCTTAATATCtttgtaaatgtaaaattcaattaGCATACAAGATACAACTTTGCCTTGACTCGCTCCATCAAAACTCACTGCAACTCTTAAAATTACAATGACAAACAGATACTCAACTCATATATTCAACCAGTTCAACcgttctaataatattatattaaatgcgaaaatgtatttgtttgttagtttgtccctTAAACACGCACGCGACGGGGcgcattgacgtgattttttggaaatAGTTAACCACCAAGAAAGTGACATGGGTTCTTTTTATACTGGAAAAatcactgttttttttaaatgaaaatattgcaataaaactttaagctagccttatctaattattatacaaatcatgcccgtgtgGATGCTgctaagaatactggctgcatttcagcGCTGGACAACCAAGCTGATtcttgcgcaaaaaatgagccaacccttctgtcaccagatgaggctagttttttaaaatacggacgaagtcgtgggctattattataattagataCAAGTACGATT
This portion of the Maniola hyperantus chromosome 22, iAphHyp1.2, whole genome shotgun sequence genome encodes:
- the LOC117992768 gene encoding ommochrome-binding protein-like; protein product: CQFYRINSVNSTEFNSVLVKSNELENICATCIKVNAKCYNVSYLFDISAPFRDTVVISKVGVMRATNVLYYSFEPRIEDEEYYKIGFINLEDPGNSSVISGGKQIMNFGTFDLDQVNGLVYLGGSDGVYVLDTKLNRVAPYSSRGDTVMNLFYKGDNIYFVRYGEFKIIRKKGDTFDILLDFMPVKMFVINKYNVIVFLSFYGLFAKRGDETMWLSKNAFFRGLVMDNHDGIYAWWIDGIYQVVIEPKLAESRIVRIAHIPSIIGAVGFDKDNNFLFTAAKSLYRLTETTWKVC